A single window of Jiangella alkaliphila DNA harbors:
- a CDS encoding AAA family ATPase has translation MTTSSSTALSVAEVARVGSAVLDGVGTAVVGMRRTLRLALAAILAGGHVLFEDVPGLGKTLAARSLSAALGLEFRRLQCTPDLLPGDVTGSFVWDPGTREFDFRPGPVFAGLLLADEINRTPPKTQSALLEAMAERQVTVEGRTFPLPQPFHVLATSNPVEYEGTYPLPEAQLDRFMLRLSAGYLEPPDEAQVLARRIARRQEAAEVEPVVDAETVRGLQAGVESVDADPSVVAYCVDLAAATRRHRAVEVGASPRGSLSLLLAARALAVLDGRDYVLPEDVKEVAVSALAHRLTLTPEAWTTRLSTADIVAEVLAQVPGPASGR, from the coding sequence ATGACGACGTCCAGCAGCACCGCACTCTCAGTCGCCGAGGTGGCCCGGGTCGGGTCCGCCGTCCTGGACGGCGTCGGGACCGCGGTCGTCGGCATGCGGCGGACGCTGCGCCTGGCGCTCGCGGCGATCCTGGCCGGCGGGCACGTGCTGTTCGAGGACGTGCCGGGCCTGGGCAAGACGCTGGCCGCGCGTAGCCTGTCCGCCGCGCTGGGGCTGGAGTTCCGCCGCCTGCAGTGCACGCCGGACCTGCTGCCCGGCGACGTCACCGGGTCGTTCGTCTGGGACCCCGGCACCCGCGAGTTCGACTTCCGGCCGGGCCCGGTCTTCGCCGGCCTGCTGCTGGCCGACGAGATCAACCGGACGCCGCCGAAGACGCAGTCGGCGCTGCTGGAGGCGATGGCGGAGCGGCAGGTGACGGTCGAGGGCCGGACGTTCCCGCTGCCGCAGCCGTTCCACGTGCTCGCGACGTCGAACCCGGTCGAGTACGAGGGCACCTATCCGCTGCCGGAGGCGCAGCTGGACCGCTTCATGCTGCGGCTGTCGGCGGGCTACCTGGAGCCGCCGGACGAGGCGCAGGTGCTGGCCCGGCGCATCGCCCGGCGGCAGGAGGCGGCCGAGGTCGAGCCGGTCGTCGACGCCGAGACGGTGCGCGGGCTGCAGGCCGGGGTCGAGAGCGTCGACGCCGACCCGTCCGTCGTCGCGTACTGCGTCGACCTCGCCGCCGCGACCCGGCGGCACCGCGCGGTCGAGGTGGGCGCGTCGCCGCGCGGGTCACTCTCGCTGCTGCTGGCCGCCCGGGCGCTCGCCGTGCTGGACGGCCGCGACTACGTGCTGCCCGAGGACGTGAAGGAGGTCGCGGTGTCCGCGCTGGCGCACCGGCTGACCCTCACCCCGGAGGCGTGGACCACCCGCCTGAGCACCGCCGACATCGTCGCCGAGGTGCTCGCCCAGGTTCCCGGCCCGGCCTCGGGCCGATGA
- a CDS encoding DUF4129 domain-containing protein → MHWSERRPTGGPLAAAVVAVAALVVVLALAAGPVDVVEPGWFSVDEPSTEIELDPLPTAEMEQTAPPRSGDEPGGVDVPWPIVLAIAAAAAAYLAYYVLRRLVPELRARAARRRAALGGHVEALGDPADEAAELRDGARSAATALAGPAPDAVEAIVAAWLALESAAAGSGAPRDPAQTPTEFTAALLRRHHADEDAVAMLLALYHRARFALRPGLGDEDVAAARRALETVVGTLGTADAR, encoded by the coding sequence ATGCACTGGTCAGAGCGACGTCCCACCGGCGGGCCGCTGGCGGCCGCGGTGGTCGCCGTGGCCGCGCTCGTCGTCGTGCTGGCGCTCGCGGCCGGGCCGGTCGACGTCGTGGAGCCCGGCTGGTTCAGCGTCGACGAGCCGTCCACCGAGATCGAGCTCGACCCGCTGCCCACGGCCGAGATGGAGCAGACGGCGCCGCCGCGGTCCGGCGACGAGCCCGGCGGCGTCGACGTGCCGTGGCCGATCGTCCTGGCCATCGCGGCGGCCGCGGCCGCGTACCTCGCCTACTACGTGCTGCGCCGGCTGGTGCCCGAGCTCCGGGCCCGGGCCGCGCGCCGGCGGGCGGCGCTCGGCGGCCACGTCGAGGCGCTGGGCGACCCGGCCGACGAGGCGGCGGAGCTGCGCGACGGCGCCCGCTCGGCCGCGACGGCGCTGGCCGGGCCGGCCCCGGACGCGGTGGAGGCGATCGTCGCGGCATGGCTGGCGCTGGAGTCGGCGGCGGCCGGCAGCGGCGCGCCGCGCGACCCGGCCCAGACGCCGACCGAGTTCACCGCCGCCCTGCTGCGCCGCCACCACGCCGACGAAGACGCCGTCGCCATGCTGCTGGCGCTGTACCACCGGGCCCGGTTCGCGCTGCGTCCCGGCCTCGGCGACGAGGACGTCGCGGCGGCCCGGCGGGCGCTCGAGACGGTGGTCGGGACCCTCGGCACGGCGGATGCACGGTGA
- a CDS encoding vitamin K epoxide reductase family protein, whose amino-acid sequence MAVQEKEHLEETEFELPETRASLKVLGWLLAVGGSIGLFASAMLIIERVRLLEDPDYTPSCSFNPIVTCGTVMESWQGSLFGFPNPVIGVAAFPIVVTVGVLALSRVQLPRWFWLGLNAGALGGAAFVTWLFTQTTYFIGALCPYCMVVWVVTIPIFVYTTGYNLSEGHLKAPGWLRRAVVDSRGLIVTVWFLILAILITIEFWDRWYLVF is encoded by the coding sequence ATGGCCGTGCAGGAGAAGGAACACCTCGAGGAGACCGAGTTCGAGCTGCCCGAGACCCGGGCCTCACTCAAGGTCCTCGGCTGGCTGCTCGCCGTCGGCGGCTCGATCGGCCTGTTCGCGTCGGCGATGCTGATCATCGAGCGGGTCCGGCTGCTCGAGGACCCCGACTACACGCCGTCGTGCAGCTTCAACCCCATCGTCACCTGCGGCACGGTCATGGAGAGCTGGCAGGGGTCGCTGTTCGGCTTCCCGAACCCGGTCATCGGCGTCGCGGCGTTCCCGATCGTCGTCACGGTCGGTGTGCTGGCGCTGAGCCGCGTCCAGCTGCCGCGCTGGTTCTGGCTCGGCCTCAACGCCGGCGCGCTGGGCGGCGCGGCGTTCGTCACCTGGCTGTTCACCCAGACCACCTACTTCATCGGCGCGCTGTGCCCGTACTGCATGGTCGTCTGGGTCGTCACCATCCCGATCTTCGTCTACACGACGGGCTACAACCTCTCCGAGGGACACCTCAAGGCGCCGGGCTGGCTGCGCCGGGCCGTCGTCGACAGCCGTGGCCTCATCGTCACGGTCTGGTTCCTCATCCTCGCGATCCTCATCACCATCGAGTTCTGGGACCGCTGGTACCTCGTGTTCTGA
- a CDS encoding TerC family protein, with protein MEVPGWVWALTVTGVVGLLVFDYVFHVRKAHVPTLRESATWSALYVGIALLFGVGVLIFGGTTEGTEYFAGYLTEKALSVDNLFVFLVILHSFRVPREYQQKALLFGITFSLIARTALIFVGSALITTFAWVFYLFGLILLVTAGNMLKPRGGEPEEGENIAVRLARRVFHTTDDYEDGRLFTVRDGRRAMTPLVLVMVALAGTDVLFALDSIPAIFGLTQNVYVVFTAVAFSLLGLRQLYFLIDGLLDRLIYLAFGLAVILAFIGVRLILHALHENNLPFINNGEPVEVAELSTGLSLGVIVVVLVVTVLASVFSRTGRAQTAIANARRHATAYLDSEYTADPGERERIFQLLVDEKADIIALGPRYRQMARDADGLLELVERAKASHDAAVARGQAPTGPHH; from the coding sequence ATGGAGGTCCCCGGCTGGGTATGGGCACTGACGGTCACCGGCGTCGTCGGGCTGCTCGTGTTCGACTACGTCTTCCACGTCCGCAAGGCGCACGTCCCGACGCTGCGCGAGTCCGCCACCTGGTCCGCCCTGTACGTCGGCATCGCGCTGCTCTTCGGCGTCGGCGTGCTGATCTTCGGCGGCACGACGGAGGGCACGGAGTACTTCGCCGGCTACCTCACCGAGAAGGCGCTGTCGGTCGACAACCTGTTCGTCTTCCTGGTCATCCTGCACAGCTTCCGGGTGCCCCGGGAATACCAGCAGAAGGCGCTGCTGTTCGGCATCACGTTCTCGCTGATCGCCCGGACCGCGCTGATCTTCGTCGGCTCGGCGCTGATCACCACGTTCGCCTGGGTGTTCTACCTGTTCGGGCTGATCCTGCTCGTGACGGCGGGCAACATGCTCAAGCCGCGCGGCGGCGAGCCCGAGGAGGGCGAGAACATCGCCGTCCGCCTCGCCCGGCGGGTCTTCCACACCACCGACGACTACGAGGACGGCCGGCTGTTCACCGTGCGCGACGGACGCCGCGCCATGACGCCGCTGGTCCTGGTGATGGTGGCGCTGGCCGGCACCGACGTGCTGTTCGCGCTGGACTCCATCCCGGCGATCTTCGGGCTGACCCAGAACGTCTACGTGGTCTTCACCGCCGTCGCGTTCTCGCTGCTCGGCCTGCGGCAGCTGTACTTCCTCATCGACGGCCTGCTGGACCGGCTGATCTACCTGGCGTTCGGGCTGGCGGTGATCCTGGCCTTCATCGGCGTACGGCTCATCCTGCACGCCCTGCACGAGAACAACCTGCCGTTCATCAACAACGGCGAGCCGGTCGAGGTGGCCGAGCTCAGCACCGGGCTGTCGCTGGGCGTCATCGTCGTCGTCCTCGTGGTGACGGTGCTCGCCTCGGTGTTCAGCCGCACCGGCCGGGCCCAGACAGCGATCGCCAACGCCCGCCGGCACGCGACCGCCTACCTGGACTCCGAGTACACCGCCGACCCGGGCGAGCGGGAGCGGATCTTCCAGCTGCTGGTGGACGAGAAGGCGGACATCATCGCGCTCGGCCCGAGGTACCGGCAGATGGCGCGCGACGCCGACGGCCTGCTGGAGCTCGTGGAGCGGGCCAAGGCCAGCCACGACGCGGCCGTCGCACGCGGCCAGGCGCCGACCGGCCCGCACCACTGA